In Marinobacter sp. M3C, the genomic stretch CATTGCCCAGTTGCACGGCATTTATATTCTGGCACAGAGCCGCGCCGGATTGATTATGGTGGATATGCACGCGGCGCACGAACGCATTACGTATGAGCGCATGAAACAGGCGTTGGCTCAGCAGGATCTGAAAAGCCAGCCTTTGTTGGTGCCGCTATCGCTGGCAGTCAGCCAAAAAGAGGCCGGACTGGTTGAGACCCACGGCGATGAACTGCAACAGCTGGGCCTTGTAATAGAGCGCATTGGGCCAGAGACGCTGGCGGTGCGACAAATTCCAGCGTTGTTGCGCGGTGCCGATGGTGAACAGCTGGTGCGGGATGTGCTGTCTGACTTGATTGAGCATGGCCAGAGTGACAGGGTACAGGCCGTCACTCAGGAATTATTGGGCACCATGGCGTGCCACGGATCGGTGCGGGCCAACCGCCAGTTAACTGTTCCGGAGATGAACTCGCTGCTGAGGGACATGGAGGCCACTGAGCGCAGCGGCCAATGCAACCATGGTCGCCCAACCTGGACAGTGATGACTCTGGCCGAGTTGGACAAACTGTTTCTACGGGGGCGTTGATGAACGCTGTCGGTTCTGCCGATCAACCCGCGGCGGCAGCATTGCCTCCTGCTATTTTCATTATGGGGCCCACCGCCTCCGGTAAAACAGACCTGGCTCTCCAGCTTTGCAAACGTTTGCCCTGCGATATTATTAGCGTAGATTCGGCGATGATTTATCGCGGTATGGATATTGGTACTGCCAAGCCCAGTGCCGCCGAGCTGGCGCAGGCGCCTCACCGCCTGATTGATATCTGTGACCCTGCTGACACCTATTCTGCGGCTGATTTTCGTCGGGATGCCCTGGCCGAAATGGCTAAAATCACGGCAGCAGGTCGCATTCCGCTGTTAGTGGGTGGCACCATGATGTATTTCAAAGCGTTGCTTCATGGCATGTCGGATTTGCCATCGGCGAGCCCGCAAGTGCGCGAGCAGCTGGTGCAGCAGGCTCAACTGCAGGGCTGGGAAGCGCTGCATCGAGAGTTAGCCGCGGCGGACCCGGTTGCGGCTCGGCTTATTCATCCTAATAACCGACAGCGGCTGATCCGCGCGTTGGAAGTGCAGCGCGTGACAGGGCAGCCGATTTCGTCATTGTGGCAAGCACCGCCTGCAGTGTTCGCCAGCACGGCGGACGTCAACGCTGCTGATAATAAGGATTACACTTATGTCACCCGTTGGCAGGCAGACGCAGGCCCCTGCCTTCCGTATACTGTTGCACAGTTGGCGATAGCGCCGCAGCAGCGCAAGATGCTGCATGAGCGTATTTACCAGCGTTTTGTGACTATGCTGGATTCAGGTCTATTGAGCGAAGTAGAAGGCCTGATGGCTCGCGGTGATCTTGATCCTTCTATGCCATCTATGCGCTGTGTAGGTTATCGCCAAGCATGGGAGCATTTGTCTGGCCAGTGTAACTATGCGACTTTTGTGGATAAAGGGGCTGCCGCCACCCGTCAGTTGGCCAAGCGGCAGCTTACATGGCTGCGAAAATGGCCGGATGCGCTTTGGCTGGACAGTGATAGCAAAGATATCATTGCGGACGCCTTGAAAAAAGCCGGTCTTAGCACCACATTAAAACCTTAAATTGACGATCTGACTTACTCAAACAGGAGAACACACATGTCAAAAGGGCATTCTTTACAAGACCCTTACCTGAATGCGCTGCGGAAAGAGCGCATTCCCGTTTCTATCTTTTTGGTCAATGGCATAAAATTGCAGGGCCAGATCGAATCTTTCGACCAATTTGTTATTTTGCTGAAAAACACCGTCAGTCAGATGGTCTATAAGCACGCTATATCTACCGTTGTGCCGGCAAGGAATGTTCGTATTCCGCCGCAGAATCCTGCAGGCGAGGAGGATGAGGGCGAGTCTGAAGACTGATTCTTCTGTCCTTCTGTGCTGGTTCCAGTGGTACACCCACGCCCCTGACGAACCCTAGGGTTCCACAGGGGCGTGGGTGTTTGCTTATATGAGTTTGGCTTCTTGATTGCGTAACCCGGAGAAACTGCCCATTGTTTGAGCGTCCTGACGTTGGTGAGCGTGCGGTTTTGGTCAATATTAATTTTACCGCGCACGATGGAAATGAAGACCCTGGCGAATTTCGCGAGCTGGTCATTTCTGCTGGTGTAGAGCCTGTGGATACAGTCACCGGGTCGCGTAAGCAGCCGAGCCCGCGCTTTTTTGTGGGTGATGGCAAGCTTGAGGAGATCCGCGCTGCAATAGCCGCGGCAGAGGCAGACGTGGTGCTGTTCAATCATTCCCTAAGTCCCAGCCAGGAACGCAACATTGAGCGCGAACTGCAGTGCCGGGTGTTGGACCGCACTGGCGTTATTCTGGATATTTTTGCACAGCGTGCCCGCACTCACGAAGGTAAGTTGCAGGTAGAGCTTGCACAGCTCCAACATATGTCAACGCGTCTGGTGCGGGGCTGGACTCATTTGGAACGTCAAAAAGGCGGTATTGGCCTGCGTGGCCCCGGTGAAACCCAGCTCGAAACTGACCGCCGGTTGCTGCGCGAGCGCATTAAGTCGATCAACAAGCGTCTTGAAAAAGTGCGCAGGCAGCGTGACCAGGGGCGCCGGGCACGGGTGCGGGCTGATGTGCCTACGGTGTCGCTGGTTGGCTATACCAACGCTGGAAAATCTACACTATTCAACCGAATCACCAGTTCCGACGTATACACTGCGGACCAGTTGTTCGCGACGCTCGACCCGACTATGCGGCGCCTGGAACTTCCGGATATCGGCGCGGTCATTCTGGCGGACACGGTAGGCTTCATCCGCCACTTGCCACACAAACTGGTAGAATCGTTTCGTGCCACACTGGAAGAAACGAACGAAGCAGCACTGCTGTTGCATGTGATTGATTGTCACGACGAACGTCGCGATGACAATATAGCCCAGGTAGAAGATGTGCTGGCGGAGATCGGCGCTGATGAAGTGCCGGTTCTACAGGTGTTTAACAAAACGGATCTGCTAGACGATTTTGTTCCACGAGTGGATCGCAATCAAGAAGGCGTGCCGGTGAGGGCCTGGGTGTCGGCAGTCACCGGGGACGGTTTACAGGGGCTTTTTGATGCCGTTGTAGAGCGTCTGGCGGAAGACGTTGTCCATCATTTTGTTGTGCTGGGACCGGCCGATGGCAGGTTCCGTGCGCTGCTTCATGAAGCGGGTTCGGTATTGAGCGAGTCCAGCCGGGAAACCGGTGAAACCATACTGGAAGTGCGATTGCAAAACCGCGACTGGCATCAGCTACTGAGCCGGGCGGGAGTGCGGGAGGATGAACTGGTGTTTCGGACAGGCGGCGAGTGAAAACCATCGCCTATTGCCCGAAAGCCAATAAATCCCTAGTATTTGCAGCCATTCGACATGTTAGGAACGGAGAGTACTATGGCCTGGAATGAACCGGGTGGGAACCGCAACGATAACGACCCTTGGGGTAACGGCGGTAGCGGAAAAGATAAAGGACCACCAGATCTCGACGAAGCTCTGAAAAGAGGCCTCGACAAGCTCAACAGTCTTCTGGGTGGAAAGGGTAAAGGCAACAAGTCTGGCGGCGGTGGCAACATGGGCATCGGCGGCAGTTCTGGTGGTTTTGGTGCCATTTTGGCGCTGGCCGGCATACTAGTTATTGGTTATGTCACTTTTCAATCGTTCTACACCGTAGACGAGCAAGAGCGTGCAGTGGTGTTACGTTTTGGTGAGTACAACCGCACCGAAAGTCCTGGCTTGCGCTTTAAAGTGCCACTAATTGACGATGTCACAAAAGTGGGTGTAACCAACGTACGTACCGCGCAGTCTAGTGG encodes the following:
- the miaA gene encoding tRNA (adenosine(37)-N6)-dimethylallyltransferase MiaA, with the translated sequence MNAVGSADQPAAAALPPAIFIMGPTASGKTDLALQLCKRLPCDIISVDSAMIYRGMDIGTAKPSAAELAQAPHRLIDICDPADTYSAADFRRDALAEMAKITAAGRIPLLVGGTMMYFKALLHGMSDLPSASPQVREQLVQQAQLQGWEALHRELAAADPVAARLIHPNNRQRLIRALEVQRVTGQPISSLWQAPPAVFASTADVNAADNKDYTYVTRWQADAGPCLPYTVAQLAIAPQQRKMLHERIYQRFVTMLDSGLLSEVEGLMARGDLDPSMPSMRCVGYRQAWEHLSGQCNYATFVDKGAAATRQLAKRQLTWLRKWPDALWLDSDSKDIIADALKKAGLSTTLKP
- the hfq gene encoding RNA chaperone Hfq — its product is MSKGHSLQDPYLNALRKERIPVSIFLVNGIKLQGQIESFDQFVILLKNTVSQMVYKHAISTVVPARNVRIPPQNPAGEEDEGESED
- the hflX gene encoding ribosome rescue GTPase HflX, which encodes MFERPDVGERAVLVNINFTAHDGNEDPGEFRELVISAGVEPVDTVTGSRKQPSPRFFVGDGKLEEIRAAIAAAEADVVLFNHSLSPSQERNIERELQCRVLDRTGVILDIFAQRARTHEGKLQVELAQLQHMSTRLVRGWTHLERQKGGIGLRGPGETQLETDRRLLRERIKSINKRLEKVRRQRDQGRRARVRADVPTVSLVGYTNAGKSTLFNRITSSDVYTADQLFATLDPTMRRLELPDIGAVILADTVGFIRHLPHKLVESFRATLEETNEAALLLHVIDCHDERRDDNIAQVEDVLAEIGADEVPVLQVFNKTDLLDDFVPRVDRNQEGVPVRAWVSAVTGDGLQGLFDAVVERLAEDVVHHFVVLGPADGRFRALLHEAGSVLSESSRETGETILEVRLQNRDWHQLLSRAGVREDELVFRTGGE